The genomic interval CCCACAAGTACACGGGCTTGCTGATCTTTCCCGACTTGTATGCAGCCTGTGGGGCGATCGTTCCTTTCCGGGATGCGGGGGCAAAGGCACTGGAACTGATGGATCGGGCATCGCTCCGTTCGGTGGAAGACAAACCCGGAATGCCCCCCTATCTCAAGACCTTACCCCCCGATGCGGCAGGGTTATTAGTGGAATTTCAGGAAGCAGAGACCGCAGCAATTCCCGCCATGAAAGCTGCCGCCGAGAGTACAGTAGCAGCCCTGGAATTACTTGTGCCTGCTGAGTTTACAGAAGATAAACTACGGCAAAAGCAACTTTGGGACATCCGGGGTGGCATGTATCCCTCGATCGGAGCCATTCGTCAAAGTGGCACCAGCGCCATCATTGAAGATGTGGCATTCCCGATCGACCATCTGGCAGATGCAGCAGTTGATTTAACCAAGCTGTTCCAAAAACACGGGTATGACAACGCCATTCTCTATGGTCATGCTAAGGATGGCAATCTCCATTTTGTGATTACCCAGTCGTTTAATGATCAGGCAGCGATCGATCAATATGCCCGTTTGATTGACGATGTGGTTGAACTGGTGGTCAAAAAGTACGAGGGTGCCCTCAAAGCCGAACATGGCACCGGACGTAACATGGCTCCCTTTGTGGAGGCAGAGTGGGGTGGCGAAGCCCTGGACATTATGCGGCAACTCAAAGCCCTTGCCGATCCAGACCATCTACTCAATCCCGGTGTCATTGTCAACGCCGATCCCCAGGCGCATCTGAAGGATTTGAAATCCACTCCGACGATCGAAGCGATCGCCGACAAATGCATCGAGTGCGGCTACTGCGAGCACGTTTGCCCCAGTCGTGACCTGACCCTCACCCCCCGCCAGCGAATTGTTGTGCGGCGAGAAATGATCCGCCAACAGCAGCTCCATAGTGGCAATTCACCCTTGCTGCGGGAACTGCAACGGGACTATCCCTACCTGGGCATGGATACCTGTGCCGGAGACGGCATGTGCGCTACTGCCTGCCCCGTCACAATCAACACTGGCGAATTGATGCGGCAGTTTCAACACCGGAAAAATCCCTCCCTGGCAGAGGCGATCGCCCACCAGGTTGCCTGCCATTTTGCCCCGATAGAATCTGCCACCCGCCTGGGACTGCGGGTTGGACACCTGGTACAGGATAGGCTCGGATCAGGAGTCATGGTTGGTGTAACCGGGCTGATCCGCAAAGTCATCGGACCCCAATTTCCCCAGTGGAGTCCGGAGATTCCCCGCCCTGCTGACCCCTTACCCATCACCAATCCATCCACTGCCCAGGCAATTTACCTCTCCTCCTGCATGACGCGCATGTGTGGGCATATCCCCGGCGAGCCCAGCGATCGATCCCTGCAAGCCGCATTGGTGGCGATCGCCGATCGGGCCCATTTTCCCCTCCACATTCCCCCAAACGTCCACGGCACCTGTTGCGGTTTAGCATTTGAAGCAAAGGGGTTTGAAGCCGCTCAAACCACCAGTGCCAATCAAACGGTTCACCAGTGTTGGGAATGGACGCATCAGGGACAATTTCCCATTGTCATGGATGCCAGTGCTTGCTCCCAATTTCTCCGCCATGCCCGTCCGCTTCTGACCACCGAAAACCAAAGGAAATTCGACCAATTGACCATTTTCGACAGCGTTGATTTCATCCACGACAAACTGCTGGCAAACCTGCAAATTAACCGCAAAATTCCCTCCGTGGTCATCCATCCCATGTGTTCCCTATTTGAAATGGGGTTGCAACCCAAACTGGATGCCATTGCCAAAGCCTTTGCCGATGAAACCGTCATTCCAGCGGGTGCAGGTTGTTGCGGGTTTGCGGGCGATCGCGGCTTCTTCTTCCCCGAACTCACCGCTGCTGCCACTTACCATGAAGCGCAGGACCTGGCAGGACAGAACTATGCCGCCTATGTCTCCAGCAATCGCATGTGCGAAGTCGGCATGACCCGTGCAACTGGGAAAATTTATCGATCGTACATTCACCTGCTAGAAGAAGCCACCCGATAAAAGTGGTTATTCCCTACTCAGTATGCAACCGATAGGTCAGGATTGAGATACTACCTGTTGGGACGAAGTAAGTCTCAATCAGATTTTTGTTCTTCAACCGTTGCAGGGTTTGAACCAGAATCGGATAACTTTTACCGGTCAGGTCAAACAGTTGCCCGCGGTTCTTGTCCCCCTGTTGCAACGCCTCTAGAATAATGTGTTCGATCGGATCTGAAGAATCATTAGGCATCAATCGCAAAACTTCCTTTTACATGAATGATGAATGCAAGTGATTGATGCAAAATCGAATTTTTCTCAAAACATCGTCTCAAAACGTTAGGTTTCCAAGAACTGAAGCTTCATCCTGCATAATTTCGGAGGATAAATGATCGCCATCAATGAACATGAAAACTCTCCAGAATCGAGACATGAAGAGAATTAGATTTAGAGAAACACTTGCACAACGGATTGCACAACAGAAAATGAACCCTACTCAAGACCCTAACACAGGACTAACAATACTGGAGAAGATACGTTAAAGTTGACAGTATGAATACTACTGAACTCCAAATGCTGTATGCAGCCGGAGAAAGAAATTTTCATCATGCCGATCTCCAATCAGCAAGCCTTAGCTACGTGAATTTGAGGGGTGCAGACCTTTCAAGAGCCAATTTACGCCACGCAAACTTACGTTGGGCAGATCTGCGGCAAACAAACTTACAATGGGCTGATCTGAGAGGAGCAGACTTAAGTTGGGCAATGCTGGAAGAAGCCAATTTAAGTTCTGCCAACTTGAAGGGGGCAAAAATGCCGGATGGAACGATACATGGCTAGGGGCTTGTGAAAGATATGTTTCGGACTTATTTACTCGAAATTGGTCGTATTCCTTTGTTGACAAAAGAACAGGAAGTTATTTTTGGTCAGCAGGTGCAACAGATGATGCACCTCTATGAGAGTAGAGAATCGTTAATGCAGTCTTTGGGGCAGGCTCCCGATAACGCAGAATGGGCACAAAAAGCAGGCTTAGATGAAGCAAAGCTTCACTCCATTTTGCAGGTAGGAAAACGAGCAAAGCATCGGATGATTGAATCGAACCTGCGTTTGGTCGTTTCTGTGGCAAAAAAGTATCAGAATTGCAACGTTGAGTTTCTAGATTT from Kovacikia minuta CCNUW1 carries:
- a CDS encoding helix-turn-helix domain-containing protein, producing MPNDSSDPIEHIILEALQQGDKNRGQLFDLTGKSYPILVQTLQRLKNKNLIETYFVPTGSISILTYRLHTE
- a CDS encoding pentapeptide repeat-containing protein produces the protein MNTTELQMLYAAGERNFHHADLQSASLSYVNLRGADLSRANLRHANLRWADLRQTNLQWADLRGADLSWAMLEEANLSSANLKGAKMPDGTIHG
- a CDS encoding FAD-binding and (Fe-S)-binding domain-containing protein; translated protein: MVTSTQHSELRTQNWQPANGTPEWLYEELKQLLPAGRILHRPIDLIAFASDASFYRLIPQAIVFPRTIKEVAALFRYSQRRRFPITFRSAGTSLSGQAVTDGILVETKRYWQGLTIEADGLKVRVQPGVIGAQANLMLLPYRTKIGPDPASIQACTLGGILSNNSSGMCCGVAQNAYHTLDSLTFVLPSGTTIDTADPEADLQFQEQEPKLATGLLELRQRILANEALTQRIRAKYRMKNTTGYALNALIDFERPIDIFSHLLIGSEGTLAFIAEAVLNTVPVLPHKYTGLLIFPDLYAACGAIVPFRDAGAKALELMDRASLRSVEDKPGMPPYLKTLPPDAAGLLVEFQEAETAAIPAMKAAAESTVAALELLVPAEFTEDKLRQKQLWDIRGGMYPSIGAIRQSGTSAIIEDVAFPIDHLADAAVDLTKLFQKHGYDNAILYGHAKDGNLHFVITQSFNDQAAIDQYARLIDDVVELVVKKYEGALKAEHGTGRNMAPFVEAEWGGEALDIMRQLKALADPDHLLNPGVIVNADPQAHLKDLKSTPTIEAIADKCIECGYCEHVCPSRDLTLTPRQRIVVRREMIRQQQLHSGNSPLLRELQRDYPYLGMDTCAGDGMCATACPVTINTGELMRQFQHRKNPSLAEAIAHQVACHFAPIESATRLGLRVGHLVQDRLGSGVMVGVTGLIRKVIGPQFPQWSPEIPRPADPLPITNPSTAQAIYLSSCMTRMCGHIPGEPSDRSLQAALVAIADRAHFPLHIPPNVHGTCCGLAFEAKGFEAAQTTSANQTVHQCWEWTHQGQFPIVMDASACSQFLRHARPLLTTENQRKFDQLTIFDSVDFIHDKLLANLQINRKIPSVVIHPMCSLFEMGLQPKLDAIAKAFADETVIPAGAGCCGFAGDRGFFFPELTAAATYHEAQDLAGQNYAAYVSSNRMCEVGMTRATGKIYRSYIHLLEEATR